Within the [Enterobacter] lignolyticus SCF1 genome, the region GGCGATCGACGCCAGCAGCGCCAGCCGCATCAGCATCGCGGCCATCAGCCCCAGACGACGCGCGTGATTGCGCTGCGCGGTGGGGAGTTTGGCGACAACCAGAGAGAGGAAAATAATATTATCAATCCCAAGAACGATTTCCAGAATCGTTAGCGTTCCGAGCGCCATCCAGGCGTTGGGATCGGTTACCCATGCAAATAACATCGTGAAGTCCTGCCAAAAAAATCAAAGGCGTCATTATATGCCTGCCTGACAGTCACGACAAAACTAATACGTTTTTAAAAAGAAATGGCGCGCCAGCAGCGCGGCGGTGAAGTTCTTTTTCAGATAAAAACCGCGCGGCAGGGTGAGGATCGGCTCGCCGTGCGCGCCGACCGCTTCGGTCAGCGCTTTGCTGTTGGCGGCTTTCGGGCGCAGCTGCAGCACTTCGCCGTGGCGGGCGGTGACCCGCTCAACCTCGCCAAGGACGATAAGATCCATCAGCTCCTCCCAGTCCATGCGCAGCTGACGCTCTTCGTCCTCGTTTGGGCTCCAGAGCAGCGGGGCGCCGACGTGCCGCTGCGCCAGCGGAATATCCCGGCTGCCTTCCACCGGTATCCACAGGACTCGCCTGAGCTTATGGCGCACGTGGCTGGTCTCCCATGAGACGCCGGTGTTGCCGGTCAGCGGCGCGACGCAGACAAAGGTGGTCTCCAGCGGACGGCCTGCGCCGTCAATCGGAATGGTTTTCAGCTCCACGCCCAGGGCGGCGAAATCCTGCTCCGGTTTACTGCCCGCGCTGGCGCCGAGCCAGACCTCCAGCAGCACGCCGATCCAGCCCTTATCGCGCTTTAAATCACGCGGAATGGGCAGCCCCGCCATCGCGGCCAGTTCGCCCAGCGTACGGCCCGCCAGCTGCTGAGCCTGGGCCAAAAGCTGCGCTTCGGAATGGGGCGGATGGGCAAGTGGCGTCATAGACGACATAGCAAGATACCTTTGGTGAAAAAATGAGCGGGGTTTTTCCCCGTTGTGGACAGAGTTTACCGCTTTCTGAATAACAAGGGCAATTTTATGATTTTATAGTGTTTTTTTATTTTTCCCTGCCGCTTCGCTGAGCGGTGAAAGAGGTTTTCCAAAACTGGTCACTGACAATAAACAGGATCTTACACCATGTTATCCACAGAAAAATGGGATAACTGTGAAAAAGGACCACTACTGTTTCCATTTACAGCCTTGACGTGCGACGAAAATCCAATTTTCACACAAAAAGTGCCTAAGTTAGTGGCACAATCTGTGGATAAAAACGGCGTTGCTCGATCTTTCATCAGTCAGAGGATCGCTCATGTGATGATCATCACGTTATATGACAATTTGATGAAATCAATCGGCACAATGCCATGAATAACAACGCATTATTTTACCCGTCGAGGGCTAAGCGTTTTATGTTGCCCCAGGTTTTCCCGCGTTAATTCCGTACTTCTTCACAACTCTATCCACAGAAAAAGTGAATAAAATCGGCCGCGCAGCGGATCTGCTGTTTATAACTTTGATGATTACTGTGAGTTATTCAAATGTTATCCGGCGTTATCGCCATAACAGAGTGGTTTACCGTTTCCGGCGAGTGTGAAACAATCATTCACATTGAAGATTATTTTGAGGTAGTCCGGTGATTGATGACGATGGCTACCGCCCAAACGTAGGAATTGTAATCTGCAACCGTCAGGGCCAGGTGATGTGGGCCAGACGATATGGCCAGCACTCCTGGCAGTTTCCCCAGGGCGGGATCAACCCGGGCGAATCTGCTGAACAGGCGATGTATCGGGAACTGTTTGAAGAGGTCGGGTTAAGCCGTAAAGATGTGCGGATCCTTGCCTCTACCCGCAACTGGTTGCGTTATAAATTACCAAAACGTTTGGTGCGTTGGGACACAAAGCCGGTGTGTATCGGCCAAAAACAGAAGTGGTTTCTGTTGCAGTTGATGAGCAGCGATGCCGAAATCAACATGCAAACCAGCAGCACACCGGAGTTCGATGGCTGGCGCTGGGTAAGTTACTGGTACCCGGTACGTCAGGTGGTGTCGTTTAAACGCGATGTCTACCGTCGGGTGATGAAAGAATTCGCAAGTGTCGTGATGTCGCTGACGGAGGCCCCTCCCAAGCCGCAAAGCGCG harbors:
- the rppH gene encoding RNA pyrophosphohydrolase, with the translated sequence MIDDDGYRPNVGIVICNRQGQVMWARRYGQHSWQFPQGGINPGESAEQAMYRELFEEVGLSRKDVRILASTRNWLRYKLPKRLVRWDTKPVCIGQKQKWFLLQLMSSDAEINMQTSSTPEFDGWRWVSYWYPVRQVVSFKRDVYRRVMKEFASVVMSLTEAPPKPQSAPAWRRKRG
- the mutH gene encoding DNA mismatch repair endonuclease MutH, producing MSSMTPLAHPPHSEAQLLAQAQQLAGRTLGELAAMAGLPIPRDLKRDKGWIGVLLEVWLGASAGSKPEQDFAALGVELKTIPIDGAGRPLETTFVCVAPLTGNTGVSWETSHVRHKLRRVLWIPVEGSRDIPLAQRHVGAPLLWSPNEDEERQLRMDWEELMDLIVLGEVERVTARHGEVLQLRPKAANSKALTEAVGAHGEPILTLPRGFYLKKNFTAALLARHFFLKTY